The nucleotide sequence GCACAAGCAACTGCGTCCTTGCCAAAGCAAAGTGCATTAATTTCCAATTTCCAGGTTTTGCGTGTAATGCTAAAATTTGGCAGCATGCTTTTTTACAGACCTTTATCACAGCAAGCTGCCGAAACTAGAACAGACGCATTAAAATTCTCCAAGTAGACATCGCGTGCGAAAGCCTGCTGAGTAAGCAGCTTTTTTCATTTTCCAAATCAATCTCTTACTCGGATCTATTGCTTTAAGCAAAGAAAGGGTTATTTTCATTAAAGAATTAAATTACACGGTTTATTGTTGCAGCGTAATGTGTCTTTTTTGTGCTATTTTATTTGAAGAAAATTTTTAAGAATAAAAAAACGTTTTTAAAACGTTCATTTTAAGAAGATAGAGAGAGTGTCTAAAACAGGAGTCGAACCCGCGACCTTCGCATTACGAATGCCACGCATCTCTAAACTGACAGCAAAGAATAATATTTAACAATCTTATTCTTTGTGAGTTGCAATCCTACCAATGTTGCGGCTTTTTGCCCATTGTAGAATGCTTTAGAGGCTTGCTGTGAGAAAAGTGTGAAAATAGCAAAATGAATCTCAATGTATTAAGATATCAAATTTGGATGATGCTGATTCATCCAGTCAGCCACCTCTTGTTTAAATGAAGAGACTTCTTTTAGAAGTTCCTTTAATTCTGCTTCTGAGATCTCTCCAACACGATCATAATCTGTCACATTTCGTTTTGCTCGGCAGGCGTTGAAATAATCTGCTCGTCCTTTTTGACTTTTACCCATAACCTCAGGAAATGCGATTATTGTCACCCAATGATGGCCAGAAATAGCCTTCACGCGATAGCCAGCCGCAAGAAGTACTATCGTAGCAAGTTGAAGGGCAGCATTATAAGCTGTAGCAAAGCGTCTATCGGTAGATAATTGTTTAATTTTCGCATCTTTTAAGTCACGCTCAACCAACCTGAATAAATTTTCTATTTCCTCTTTACCTGTTGCATGTCGTTGCAGGCGTCCTTCATTGACCCATTTTTGCAAATTCACTTTCTTCTCCAATTAGCCAAATTTTCGGTTTGCTCATGATTTCTCTTATAAAGGTGTTTTTCTCTTTAATTTTTTTCTTAAATTCTTTCAAAGGATATACTGTTGGATTAATCTCTCGTCCTATCTCATGACCAACTACTCCAAGCAGACTCGCAACATCTCGCATGCCTAAATCACCAATGATAAATAAATCAATATCACTGTCAAAAGACTCTTCTCCTCGTGCTAAAGATCCATAGATGAAGCTAAATTGAATTTTATCTTTAACTGAATTTAGAGCTTTTTTTAGCAAGTCACCAAAAAGAACTGTTTTAAATAAAGCCTTCTTAATATCTTCAAAAGCTGGATGCCTTCGATTAGCTTTATAATAAATGCGATTGCCAGATTTGGTTTTAGTGATTAGACCAGTCTCTTCCAAACGTTTTAGGGCTCTTTGGACTTGAACTAAAGCGCATTTAGTCACTTCCACAATGCGTGATTGATAAATTTCCTCTTCAGGATGAGCCAAGAAAAGAGTCAGAACAGCCACAAAAGAAGGACTGGGAAATAATTTAATAAAT is from Candidatus Protochlamydia phocaeensis and encodes:
- a CDS encoding nucleotidyltransferase domain-containing protein encodes the protein MNSFIKLFPSPSFVAVLTLFLAHPEEEIYQSRIVEVTKCALVQVQRALKRLEETGLITKTKSGNRIYYKANRRHPAFEDIKKALFKTVLFGDLLKKALNSVKDKIQFSFIYGSLARGEESFDSDIDLFIIGDLGMRDVASLLGVVGHEIGREINPTVYPLKEFKKKIKEKNTFIREIMSKPKIWLIGEESEFAKMGQ